The Planctomycetaceae bacterium genome contains the following window.
AGCCTCCAGATGAAGCCTGCAAGGCCCAGAGCATAGACTGTCATTGTGGCGACAACAGCCAGGTACACATGCGGCGACAACGGAACATCGAGCCTCGGCTGATCGTTGACGGGGGTAATTAGCACCGCTGCGACGAGCGTGAGCAAGGTAAACCACGTCCACTTGAGGAATCGTTGCCTCAGCGTATTGTCGCCAAGGTATCGGCTGACGTGCGACAGATACCAGCATTCGGCCGCGACGCAACAGGCAGCAATGCCATCGGCAATTGCCATCCAACCGAGCATCAGCGGGCTGCGGTGCGTGTTCGGATAGATGTATTCAAATATCAGTTCAAGAACCGAATTGAGGAAGGCGACGACCAGCAACCATCGGATCGTGTGGCGCAGCAATCGATGGCCCGAGATCTTCGGCAAAGGCAACGTCAGCAGAAAACCGCCCACGACCCAAAATATGTCGGGCAAAGTCTTGACTAGTTCACTGCCGGGAAAGCTGCCCAAGAAGGCGTCCGTCAATAGGAACATCACAGACGCATAGATAACTGCGGCTTGAAGTACGCACCCGCGGACACAGGGTCTGGCCCAGCGAATTACCGTCCATGCGGGGGCTATCGCGAGAAGATCTGCCTGCACCTTTTCTGAAACGCTCAATACACCCATGGTCAACCCCGATTCTATAGAGCCGCTATCCTAGCGTCATATTGTTTGCGATGCACCACTTCGTCGTGCATCTTGCTTCCACGGTAATAGGGTAATAGGGACAGCGCGCGGCCGTCGTCATCGACGAAGAAGACATCCTGACAATTATTGCCCCGCTGCGTGATGTGATGCGGGCAGCCAGGCAGCACCATTCGAGCGACTCGCGGCATGGCCGAATCCTATCCACCCCAGCCGCCGGCTGTCAACATCCGTGCAGAATGATGGGTGACTGTCCCCTAATGGGCGACTGTCCCCTATGACCCTGCAGAATAATAGGTGACTGTCCCCTATTACCCGGTGTGCAGGCGGACCAGTTTCCCCGAATCAAAGGTGACGGTCGTGGCAAAGCTGTCGTCGTCGGAGAGGAAGCCGAACAACCCCTGGCCGAGGAGGCGACTCACCTCGCGAGAGAAGTTCAGCCAAGGCAGTTCGTACTTCAGGAAAACCTTGTGGGCGGCTTTGACCGCCGCGATGAAGGGTTTCGCTTCTGGGAGCGCCTCGGCAGGATCACTGAACTTGTCGCTGGACACGAAGTCGGCGAAAGGTGGTAGGCGCTCTCTTCGCCCGGAGCAAGCACTCAGCAGCCAGAGGCCCTGTTTTTTGTGCTTGTAAAGCTCCCACCAAACTCCAGGGCCGAGTCCTGATAGCTTCCGGGGCTCCGGCTCATTCGTCACAACGTATCCGGATAGTAGCGATCCCATGGGCTTCTCCCGGGATAATAGGGGACAGTCACCCATTATTTTCATGGCTCACGGCCTTTTGTTTTTCTCCGGCGCGGGCGGCCGACGGGGAGGGGGCGCAGGCGGCGGCCGACCAGGTGCTCCAGCTTGGCGATGAATTTGTCGCTGCCCAGCGGGCGGCCGCGGTGCGTCCACGTCCGCATCTGCCGCAGCGTCGGCTCATCCTGCGGCCGTGCCAGCGATTCACGCCAGTTGCCGTCGGGGGGCTGGAGATTCTTCCAAGCCGCCATGTCCAACATACCCGGGATAGCTTGGCAGGCCGCCTCGCCGCAGTGGGCCGCAGCGCTGCTGAAGGGCCACCGCCACGCCACGCGGCACAGGCCGGCCCGCACGGGGTTGCGCTCGACGTACGCCATCGCCGTCCAGAAGTGCTCGTCGTCAAGGCCGCACGAGTAGAAGCGGTTTTGCCACAGATGCCCGCTGCGGCCGTGCATGCGGTTGATGTACTGCGTGTACAGCCAGTGCGTGCGCCCGACGGCCTTGGCCAGCGACTCCTCTGCCGCGGGCGTGGCGATCAGGTGCACGTGGTTGGTCATCAGGCAGTAGCCCTGGACGCTCAGGCCGTAGGCGGCCGACTGCTCGGCGAGGATGGAAAGATACGCGCGGCGGTCATCGTCGACGAAGAAGACGTCCTGGCAATTATTGCCCCGCTGCGTGATGTGATGCGGACAGCCAGGCAGCACCATTCGAGCGACTCGTGGCATGGCCGAATCCTATCCACCCCAGCCGCCGGCTGTCAACACTCATGCACAATAATGGGTTATCCGGGAGCATCGCTGTTCAGCTCCTCTTCTTTGTCTGTCGCACCTACCGAACGGGAAGCCCACAAATCCACGCTGCTATGCTATAGTCATTACTGTAACCTGGAGCCGTCCACCCGTCGTCGAACCCGAACACACCGTCGTTAGACTCCGGCATTGGGGTGGTGAACGCTTCCTGGGCCGATATGCATCCCCTGGCGAGATCAACGAGCGTGACTTTTGAAATAGTGGCATAGGCCTTTATCGGTTGCCCCCCGATTATCCTAGTTCCATTTTTGTGAGTGATTGTATAATTAGTTGGCGTTTTTGCCCGACTCTCCTCATAGAGATATACTGCGACGCTGTCCCGGCTTGCGACTTCGGAGAAACTGCGATATCGTACTCCATTGGTCGGAATTGCATACTCCAAGTGTTTCAGCCTGTCACCACTTCCACCGTAAAAGTAGATCTTGGCATTGGGCCGATAATTCTGAGCGGGCGAGTTAGCCGAACGGCCCTTCTCTGCGATTGCTCGTGCCTGACGGATCCAACACGACTTTCTGAGTCCTACAAACGTCTCATTCCATTGCACTGTCTCCTTTGCATCAAAAGTGATTCCGGCGTCCATAAGTACCTTGTCAGCGGCCTCCATAGCTCGTGCAGCCTCCTCAGGAGAACCACTCGCGGCGTGATGAACACCTTTCAGTAGTGCATCTAACGCCCACGTCTGCTCATAACTACCATAGCGTTTAACTACCTCAACCAATGCCGTAGCGTCCCCGGAACCCAAGCGATGAATGGCGGCATCTCGTATGTTAGGCGGGACAGATTTATATAGTGCCCAACTTAGACCGGATAGCAACAGGATCTGCATGAGCACAGCCGGGATAGTTGCGACATACCAGATGCCTGCCGATCTACCAATACTTGTTCTATGGGACGCGACGCGCACTATCAGGCATATTGTCCACCCTATGTATGCTAACCCGCATAAGCCAGATATCATATACGCCCACGAACCGCACAGTGAGATGAAAGTCATGAGGCCGATAACAACTGTAGTAAGTACTAGCGTCATGAACCAGAAGTACACGGGGCCCCCGAAATGGCTCTTTCGGGACATGGCATCAGCAGAGACAGGCTGCGATACTGTTTGCCCGTCGGTGGGCACGGCAGGGCTGATGCTGCTGGCGGTCTTCAAGGGGACCACAAACAGCTCCCCGCACTTCGGGCACCTCCCGTGCTTTCCAGCTTTGTCGTCTGCAAGTTTCAGCCTAGCCCCGCAACCTTGGCACTTGACGATGATCATTCGTTCGCCTCTTCTCGCCTGTGCAGCCGGACCTCGACGTGGTTCCCAAGATTCGTCTGACTGGGTGCCCGTGATTGTACGCGATTGGTCAGACGCGTCAAGAGACAACCTGACCGCTCCTCTGCCCACCCACCTCCTGGAAATTCGTCCATGAAGTCAGCCAACCGCCCATGCTCGCGATTGTTCCAGAATGCTCTGGATTCCTTCGTGGCTATCTCAAAACGCTCTTCTCGAACCTATGCTCCGGGCAAGGAACAAAGGGGACAGGCTACTTTTACGGGCTGGTCTTTGGATGTAGTTCCTTTATTCTGGGGCGGCCTCGGGGGCGGGGGGGTGTTCCAGGCCCGGCGCTGCGGCCGACCGCTTGGCGAGCATGGTCTGGCAGGACATCGCCTTGAGCCCGGTTTGTTGCCCGCGTCGTTGAGCAGAGCGCGCGGAGTGGAACGTCTACTATTGAGGTCTGCGCATACCACAATTAGACGCGATTCCCGCGAAACCGCTGTGAAAAGTACAACAAAGTGCAAGGAAGTGCAGCAGGGGTTAGGTCGGAGGGCGTAGGGCATAGAGGCAAAGAGATGCCAACCCGATGACCGAAGACCCTACGACCTATGACCTAAGCCCTAAGACCTCTCTGCCTGGGCGCTTCCCGCCAAACCGCTGTGAAAAGTACAACAAAGTGCAAGGAATGTGCAATTGTGGCACGGCCCGTACCGCTTATGCGGGAGGTCATGGGCGTAGGTCACAGGTCGTGGCATCGTATCGCCTATACCCTACTCCACGACCTTTGCGACGAACCATCCGGGCCAACAACCGCGCGGGGCAAGCCCCGCCGCTAACGTTACTCCTCCTCGGCGGGCTCGGGCGACTGGAGCTGAGCTTCCAGTTGCGTCTGCAGATCTTCCTGGGTGCGCCAGGTCTGCTTCTGGCGCTGGCTGTTGAGCAGGACGGCCGGGCTCAGGCGATCGGCCAAAGCTGTGAAGGCCTCGACGACGATCGGGTCGAACTGGGCTCCGGACTGGTTCTTGATCTCATTGAGGGCTTCCTGGGGCGAATGCGGTCCGCGGAACGCCCGGGGCGAGGTCATGGCCTCGAAGGAGTCCGCCACGGCCAGGATCCGCGCCGAGAGCGGAATCTTGGCCCCGACGAGGCCTTCGGGATATCCCGTGCCGTCGAAGTGCTCGTGGTGATAGCGGACGGTGGGAATTTCCTGTTCGAGGAACTCCATGCCTTCCATGATGCGCGCCCCGATCTGCGGGTGGCGCTGCATGATCTGCCACTGCTGCTCGTTGAGTCCGCCGTTGCACAGCAGCACCGAGTCGGGCATGGCCAGCATGCCGATGTCGTGCAGAATGGCCGCGCCGCTGAGGTGCTTGATCAGGCGGTCGGGCAGTTCCATCTCGCGGGCAATGAGCACCGCTAGGTGGCGCACGCGGTGGGCGTGGTCGGCCATGTGAGGGTTGCGTTGCTCGAGGGTCTCGATGACCTCCTCGACGGCGCTGACGAACAGGTCCTTGAAGTGCGTGTCGAGGCCGGCGAGCTTCTTGGACAGGCTGTTGACCTTCAGGCGATCGGGCGCCATGTCGGGCCACTGGATCGAGTCCAGGTCCTGCGAGAGGACGTACCGATTGCGTCCGAGCTCTTTGGCCGCGTACAGCGCGCGGTCGGCCATGCTCAGCAGCGCGCTGGGGCTCTCGATCTCGCCGCTGTGCAGGTCGGCGATGCCGATCGAGCAGGTGGCCCGCAGCTCGACGTTGGCGGCGGTAATGACCAGGTCGGCCACCGCTTTGCGGATGCGCTCGGCCACGGGAACGGCGTCGCTGGCGGCGCTTTCGGGCAGGAGGATGGCGAACTCGTCGCCGCCGAAGCGGGCGGCCAGGTCCGCCTTGCGGCAGGCGGCCTGGATGGCCGTTCCGACGCGCCGGATCATCTCGTCGCCGGCGGGATGTCCGCCGACGTCGTTGATCGCCTTGAAGAAATCGATGTCGATCACGACGGCTGTCAGCGGGCGGTTATAGCGCCGGGCCTGCTCGAAGCAGGTGTGGAGCATCTCGTCGAACCGGCGGCGATTGGCCAGCCCCGTCAGGGCGTCGGTCTTGGAGATGCGGTCCATCTCGTCAAACGCCGATTCGAGCCTCCGGGCCACCTCCAGCGGTTCGCCGTGCAGATCGCGCGTCAGGGTGTGGCTGTCGGCGGCGCCGCATTCGATCTGCTGCAGGCGCCGCATCAACCGCAGGACCGGACCGGCCACCAGCATGTGTACCCCGGTGATGACCAGCAGGATCAGCCCCACCGACAGGCTCAGGATGATCAGCACGGTGCGGCGGGCGCCGACCGCCTGGCGGAAGACCTGGTCGTCGTCGACCACCGCCCGGTAATAGCCCAGCACCTGGCCGGCATGGTCGTGGGCCAGCCAGACCGTCGTGAGCTTGTTGCCCTCGCCGTGCCAGAACGACTGCGAGGCGGTGACGCTGGAATCCTTCACCAGCGGCAGCGCCGGCGAGCTCACAAAATCAACCTGCCCGCTGATCAGGCGCCCCAACTGATCGAAACTGGCGCCGTCAAGCACACTGGCGATACAGAACGCGCCGCCGGCGCCCGGCGCCTCGCTACGGACATAGATACCAACACTGTGACCGAACTTGAGCAGCCGCACGGTGTCCGTCTCAGACGCTGCCGCGGTCTTGGCCGCATCGGCCCCGGTGGCGGCGACGCCACCCTGGCGCGACCACGCCATCAGGGTCTTGCCCCCGGCGTCGCTGATCCAGGCAACATCCACTTTGGTGGCATTGAACCCCTGATCGAGAACGGCCCGCATCGCCGTAGCGTCCTGTTTACCCGAGAGATATCCCTTCACCTGGCGACCGGAGGCCCAGGCCGCACAAACCTGCTGCAGCTCGTTGCGCTGGCTTTGCAGCGCCATTTCAACGGTCTTCTGGGCTCCCGTCGCCCGCTCGCTCAGCGCCGACTGCTGCTGATCGAGCGACTGCGGACGCAAGAAGAACAGGTCGACCAGGAAGATCGCCCCGGCCGAGGTAATGGCAAAAATCAGAAGCATACCCGGCGATGTTATTTTCAGACCGCTCAAAACCAACCTCCGTGGGCGTTTGCCAATACATCGAGCCGCGGTGCGGCTGGAGTGCTCTCTGATGGAAGTCTGGGATACATCCGCCCTCTTGCCAAGCCAGCGTCAAAAGAATCTACCGTCATTTCCTGGACTCCCGTCTGCACCGGGTCCGCACCCGGGGCAACTTGCCGCACCGCGCGCCCACACTAAAGGGTTCGGATGAATACCCGGCTGACTTTTGTAACGCCTTGAGTTGCTCTTGACTGACCGCCGCGACGGGCGTAGTATCCCTCAATCCTCATGAACCTTGGCGGCAGCGTGCGTTGCGCGCTACACTAAAGGTCATGGGATGAACCACAGAGGCACAGAGACAACTGAGGTAGAGACCAGAACAAGAGCTGCTGGGTCCCGTGCCTCATCGATCTCTGTGCCTTTGAGGTAAGTTGTTGTTAACACGCAACCTTGCCAGGAGCGATGAAATGAAGGCAACCGTATTGACCGTCGTCTGTGTCGCCGCCGTGGTCGGGGCGATTTTCATGGCCAAGAGCCAGGGGTGGTTCGCCGCCCCGGGCGTAACCTCAGCCGAGCCGACAGCGCCGGCACAGCCCAAGGAGAAGAATCCCGTGGTCATCATGGAAACCTCAAAGGGAACGATCAAGATCGAACTCTGGGCCGACAAGGCCCCCATTACCGTCAAGAACTTCCTGACCTACGCCAACGAGAAGTTCTTCGACGGCACGATCTTCCACCGCGTGATCCCCAACTTCATGATCCAGGGCGGCGGCTTCGACGCGACCATGAAGCAGAAGCCCACCCACGACCCGATCAAGAACGAAGCCAAGGCCGACGTGAAGAACGACCGCGGCACCATTGCCATGGCTCGCACCAGCGTCGTCGACAGCGCCACCGCCCAGTTCTTCATCAATCTCAAGGACAACGCCTTCCTCAACCACCAGGATGAAACCGACGAGCGGTTCGGCTACTGCGCCTTCGGCAAGGTCATTGAAGGCATGGACGTCGTCGACGCTATCGCCAAGGTCCGCACTGGAAACAAGAACGGCCACCAGGACGTCCCCGTCGAACCGGTGACGATCACCTCCGTCCGCGTGGCTGACAAATAAACCCGCTGAAGAACGACAAAGCGCCACAGAGATCACCGAGAACACAGAGAGAGTGAAAACTTCCTTGTGGGCTTGGTGATCTTTGTGGCGTTTCTTTTTCTGGCGACCGCTAACGTAATGGAACGCGGGCGCGCATATATAGGGGTAGGGAGATCCGGTTGTTAACCGGTTCCCCCTCCCTCCGAACCGGACGGGCGGGTCTCCCGCATCCGGCTCTCCAGTTGGTGGTTCACCCACGGGGGGATTGACGCAAGATGCCTTGGGCTGTCAGCAGTGACAGCAGCCCACGGGTCTCAAAGTATGCGTTGGGCCAGCGTTGATGATCGGCCCCCCGGCCGCGGCCACGCAGACCGTGGCGGCGTCGCTGGATGCTCCGCAGTCGCATGCGCACCCATCGGTCGACGTTTCGCAGGGCCGTGTAGTGGCTGTGCTTGAAGTATTCCAGCCAGCCACGCAGCGTTCCGTTGACGTTGGCGATGATCGCGTTGAGGCTTTGGCCGTTGTTGCGGCCGGTCTTGGGTCGCAGGGTGTCTCGAAGCTTCCTGAGGCTCTTGTCGCTGGGCCAGCGATAGCCCCGCTCAAAGTGATATCCCAGGAAGTCGAAGCCGCCTTTCTGACTGGCGTCCACGATCCGCGTCTTGTCCGGGTGCAGCGTCAGGCCCGCCTCGTGCGTCCATTGTCGCACGTGCTCCAGAGCCTGCCGGGCCTCCTGCTCACTTCGGCACAGGATCACGAAGTCATCGGCGTATCGAACCATCTCGTATCCGGCACAGGCCATTGCATGGTCCAGCCCATCGAGATAGATGTTCGATAGCAGCGGGCTGACGACTGCGCCCTGGGGTGTGCCTTCTTCCGGCGTCCACCACCGGGCCGTCTCCATCACCTGCTGCCGCAGATATGACTCGACCAGTCCCAGCACCCGACTGTCGGCCACGCGGGTCTTGACCCGCTCCATCAGCCGCTTATGAGGGATGCTGTCGAAGTAGCTCTTGAGGTCCGCATCCACCACCCAGACGTATCCGGCTTCCAATAGCCCGCTCACCCGACGCAGCGCGTCTTTGCATGATCGTCCCGGACGGAACCCGTAGCTGTGGGCTGCGAACTCCCGCTCGAAGATCGGCTCCAGCACCTGACGCACCGCCGCCTGAGCCACCCGGTCGCGAACCGTCGGGATTCCCAGCGGCCGCAACTCTTTGCCGCCGCTCTTGGGAATGTACGTCCGGCGGACCGCCTGCGGCCGGTATCGTCCCGTCCGCAGCTCTTCCTCCAGCCGCCCTAGATTCGCTTCCAGTTGCTCAGCGAACACCTCGATCGTCTGATGGTCCACTCCCGCCGCGCCTCGATTGGCTTTGACTTTTTCAAAGGCCGACCGAAGGTTCCGCGGCGAGTACACCTTGTCAATCAAGCTGAACCATACGCCTCCTTTGACGCCGTTTTCCAGCGCCGTCAACATGCGATCCGTCCAGACGGAGGGTTCCGTCCACGACCATCGGTCGCGAACCTGTCCGGCTTGATTAGCCTTGGGGGGCACTGCCGCCGGGGGTTGGTCCCTGCCTGGTTCCTTCACGCCTCCACCTTCCTGCGGTCCCTTCGCTCCAGGCCCGTTACGGC
Protein-coding sequences here:
- a CDS encoding transposase — encoded protein: MPRVARMVLPGCPHHITQRGNNCQDVFFVDDDRRAYLSILAEQSAAYGLSVQGYCLMTNHVHLIATPAAEESLAKAVGRTHWLYTQYINRMHGRSGHLWQNRFYSCGLDDEHFWTAMAYVERNPVRAGLCRVAWRWPFSSAAAHCGEAACQAIPGMLDMAAWKNLQPPDGNWRESLARPQDEPTLRQMRTWTHRGRPLGSDKFIAKLEHLVGRRLRPLPVGRPRRRKTKGREP
- a CDS encoding diguanylate cyclase, yielding MLLIFAITSAGAIFLVDLFFLRPQSLDQQQSALSERATGAQKTVEMALQSQRNELQQVCAAWASGRQVKGYLSGKQDATAMRAVLDQGFNATKVDVAWISDAGGKTLMAWSRQGGVAATGADAAKTAAASETDTVRLLKFGHSVGIYVRSEAPGAGGAFCIASVLDGASFDQLGRLISGQVDFVSSPALPLVKDSSVTASQSFWHGEGNKLTTVWLAHDHAGQVLGYYRAVVDDDQVFRQAVGARRTVLIILSLSVGLILLVITGVHMLVAGPVLRLMRRLQQIECGAADSHTLTRDLHGEPLEVARRLESAFDEMDRISKTDALTGLANRRRFDEMLHTCFEQARRYNRPLTAVVIDIDFFKAINDVGGHPAGDEMIRRVGTAIQAACRKADLAARFGGDEFAILLPESAASDAVPVAERIRKAVADLVITAANVELRATCSIGIADLHSGEIESPSALLSMADRALYAAKELGRNRYVLSQDLDSIQWPDMAPDRLKVNSLSKKLAGLDTHFKDLFVSAVEEVIETLEQRNPHMADHAHRVRHLAVLIAREMELPDRLIKHLSGAAILHDIGMLAMPDSVLLCNGGLNEQQWQIMQRHPQIGARIMEGMEFLEQEIPTVRYHHEHFDGTGYPEGLVGAKIPLSARILAVADSFEAMTSPRAFRGPHSPQEALNEIKNQSGAQFDPIVVEAFTALADRLSPAVLLNSQRQKQTWRTQEDLQTQLEAQLQSPEPAEEE
- a CDS encoding peptidylprolyl isomerase produces the protein METSKGTIKIELWADKAPITVKNFLTYANEKFFDGTIFHRVIPNFMIQGGGFDATMKQKPTHDPIKNEAKADVKNDRGTIAMARTSVVDSATAQFFINLKDNAFLNHQDETDERFGYCAFGKVIEGMDVVDAIAKVRTGNKNGHQDVPVEPVTITSVRVADK
- the ltrA gene encoding group II intron reverse transcriptase/maturase; translation: MKEPGRDQPPAAVPPKANQAGQVRDRWSWTEPSVWTDRMLTALENGVKGGVWFSLIDKVYSPRNLRSAFEKVKANRGAAGVDHQTIEVFAEQLEANLGRLEEELRTGRYRPQAVRRTYIPKSGGKELRPLGIPTVRDRVAQAAVRQVLEPIFEREFAAHSYGFRPGRSCKDALRRVSGLLEAGYVWVVDADLKSYFDSIPHKRLMERVKTRVADSRVLGLVESYLRQQVMETARWWTPEEGTPQGAVVSPLLSNIYLDGLDHAMACAGYEMVRYADDFVILCRSEQEARQALEHVRQWTHEAGLTLHPDKTRIVDASQKGGFDFLGYHFERGYRWPSDKSLRKLRDTLRPKTGRNNGQSLNAIIANVNGTLRGWLEYFKHSHYTALRNVDRWVRMRLRSIQRRRHGLRGRGRGADHQRWPNAYFETRGLLSLLTAQGILRQSPRG